The following are from one region of the Salvia splendens isolate huo1 unplaced genomic scaffold, SspV2 ctg849, whole genome shotgun sequence genome:
- the LOC121791605 gene encoding cytochrome P450 CYP749A22-like — protein sequence MIPLLAMCLSLFVLVIPSIILYKLCWIPLHLQRSMEIQGIRGPPYRFFHGTTKEIIKMKQQTNDAVDMSLLDHDIFPIIQPYFYSWIKVYGNNFLHWIGTEPELVVSEPELIKEILSNKDGTFQKIKGRGYFKKLFGSWLVVAEGEKWSKLRKLSNHAFHGDCLKDMLPGMTACVESMLEKWRTQHGREIEVCSEFKQLSSDVISRTAFGSSYLEGRQIFDMLSKLGLLIFRNRLKITFFRKFIKTKDDMEAEKTEQLLHDSIMEIVKKRQLEVDSGKADSFGSDFLGSLLKCHHDTDPKSQISAAEIIDECKTFYFAGQETTFSLLTWTTFLLAIHTEWQERAREEVLQLFDQRNPNSDGIARLKTVNMILYETLRLYSPVTSILRRIDSKVKLGKYEIPADVKVAIPPLAIHRNPDIWGRDANLFKPEKFSQGVAKATNGNPTAFLGFGYGPRTCVGLNFAMTEAKIALSMILQRYKFTLSPDYVHSPSIYISVKPQHGVGILLHPLA from the exons ATGATTCCCCTATTAGCTATGTGCTTGTCCCTTTTTGTGTTGGTAATTCCTTCAATAATCCTTTACAAATTGTGCTGGATTCCTCTTCATCTCCAACGTTCGATGGAGATTCAAGGAATCAGAGGCCCTCCTTACAGATTCTTCCATGGCACCACCAAGGAGATAATAAAGATGAAGCAGCAAACAAATGATGCTGTTGACATGTCCTTACTAGATCATGATATTTTTCCAATAATCCAGCCTTATTTCTACTCTTGGATTAAAGTTTATG GAAACAATTTCCTTCATTGGATTGGCACTGAGCCTGAACTTGTTGTTTCTGAGCCTGAACTGATCAAGGAAATCCTCAGCAACAAGGATGGtacatttcaaaaaattaagGGCAGAGGTTACTTCAAGAAATTGTTTGGAAGTTGGCTTGTTGTGGCAGAAGGTGAAAAATGGTCTAAGCTTAGGAAATTGTCTAATCATGCTTTCCATGGTGACTGTCTCAAG GACATGCTGCCAGGAATGACTGCTTGCGTCGAGAGCATGCTTGAGAAATGGAGGACTCAACATGGCCGTGAAATCGAGGTCTGCAGCGAATTCAAGCAGCTTAGCTCTGATGTAATTTCGAGGACGGCCTTTGGAAGTAGCTATTTGGAAGGGAGACAAATATTTGATATGCTGTCAAAGCTTGGTTTATTGATTTTCAGAAACAGGCTTAAGATCACATTTTTCAGGAAATTTATAAAAACAAAGGATGACATGGAAGCAGAGAAAACCGAGCAGTTGCTTCACGATTCTATCATGGAAATAGTAAAGAAGAGACAGTTGGAAGTTGACAGTGGCAAAGCAGACAGTTTCGGTAGTGATTTTCTAGGATCACTCCTAAAATGTCACCACGACACTGATCCGAAGAGCCAAATATCAGCAGCTGAAATCATTGATGAATGTAAAACATTCTATTTTGCTGGACAAGAAACAACTTTCAGCTTACTGACATGGACCACATTTCTCCTTGCAATCCACACAGAATGGCAAGAGAGAGCCAGAGAAGAAGTGTTGCAGCTTTTCGATCAACGAAACCCAAACTCAGATGGGATTGCCAGATTAAAGACT GTTAACATGATATTATATGAAACACTGAGGCTATACAGCCCTGTCACTAGTATTCTAAGGAGAATAGACAGCAAAGTGAAGTTGGGAAAATACGAGATTCCTGCAGATGTGAAGGTGGCAATCCCGCCTCTAGCCATCCACCGGAATCCTGACATATGGGGTAGAGACGCTAACCTTTTCAAACCGGAGAAATTTTCTCAAGGGGTGGCTAAGGCGACCAATGGCAACCCCACGGCCTTCCTGGGATTCGGGTATGGACCACGGACATGTGTTGGCCTCAACTTCGCGATGACAGAGGCAAAGATAGCACTCTCAATGATCCTTCAACGCTACAAGTTCACACTTTCGCCCGACTATGTTCACTCGCCTAGCATATACATTAGTGTTAAGCCTCAGCACGGAGTTGGGATCTTGCTTCACCCGCTTGCTTGA